The Chitinophaga flava genome has a segment encoding these proteins:
- a CDS encoding FAD-binding oxidoreductase translates to MQKRLANWGNYPTITSEENAFTQEQQLREFVVSNRQLIARGNGRCYGDASLGKHSISMLKYDKILSFDEQNGFLETQAGVTLDQILDIIVPKGWFLPVTPGTKFITVGGAVASDVHGKNHHVDGAFSGHITEMDVITGDGETVTCSQERHTDLFWATCGGMGLTGVITRVKFDLKKIETAYIKQKQLKARNLEEVIRLFDEYKHYTYSMAWIDCLQKGDSFGRSILIVGEHATKADLNPKQQEAPLKLPAKPRLTVPFNLPSFILNTFTVKAFNWLYYGKNFKKEINNVVPYEPFFYPLDAILHWNRGYGKAGFVQYQFVLPLEQKAGLVAILQRISEKGWGSFLAVLKVFGHQDSLISFPMEGYTLALDFPVRKGLFEFLDELDEIVLQYGGRLYLSKDARMKQDVFWKSYPNANRFADIVKTYNSGKRFESLQSERLLLTK, encoded by the coding sequence ATGCAAAAGCGGTTAGCTAACTGGGGAAATTACCCCACTATTACATCTGAGGAAAATGCGTTTACGCAGGAGCAGCAACTCCGGGAATTTGTTGTGTCCAATCGTCAACTGATTGCCCGTGGAAATGGTCGTTGTTATGGAGATGCTTCCCTGGGAAAGCATAGTATATCCATGCTGAAGTACGACAAGATCCTTTCTTTTGACGAGCAAAATGGTTTCCTCGAGACACAGGCCGGTGTAACACTGGATCAGATACTGGACATTATTGTTCCCAAGGGCTGGTTCCTGCCGGTAACACCCGGGACTAAATTTATCACTGTTGGCGGAGCAGTAGCTTCCGACGTACATGGTAAAAATCACCATGTGGATGGTGCCTTCTCCGGTCACATCACAGAGATGGATGTCATCACTGGCGATGGTGAAACCGTTACCTGTTCCCAGGAGCGGCATACCGACCTGTTTTGGGCCACCTGTGGAGGCATGGGCCTCACCGGTGTGATCACCCGCGTGAAGTTTGACCTCAAAAAAATTGAGACAGCCTATATCAAACAAAAGCAACTGAAGGCCCGCAACCTGGAAGAGGTGATCCGGCTGTTTGACGAATACAAGCACTATACGTATTCCATGGCATGGATCGACTGTCTGCAGAAAGGTGACTCCTTTGGCCGCAGCATCCTGATCGTAGGAGAACATGCCACCAAAGCGGACCTTAACCCCAAACAACAGGAGGCCCCCCTGAAATTGCCGGCAAAGCCCCGACTGACAGTACCTTTTAATCTACCCTCATTCATTCTTAATACTTTCACAGTAAAAGCCTTTAACTGGCTCTACTACGGTAAGAACTTCAAAAAGGAAATCAATAATGTGGTGCCCTATGAGCCGTTCTTTTACCCGCTGGACGCTATCCTGCACTGGAACCGTGGTTATGGTAAGGCTGGTTTTGTACAATATCAGTTTGTACTGCCGCTGGAGCAAAAAGCCGGTCTGGTAGCTATTCTGCAGCGTATCAGTGAAAAGGGATGGGGCTCATTCCTGGCCGTGTTGAAAGTGTTTGGCCATCAGGATTCCCTGATTTCTTTCCCTATGGAGGGATATACCCTGGCGCTGGATTTTCCGGTGCGGAAAGGCCTTTTTGAATTCCTGGATGAACTGGATGAAATTGTATTGCAGTATGGAGGCCGTTTATATCTGTCCAAAGACGCCCGTATGAAACAGGACGTTTTCTGGAAGAGTTACCCCAACGCCAATCGTTTTGCCGATATTGTAAAGACCTACAACTCCGGTAAACGTTTTGAGTCGCTACAATCCGAAAGATTATTACTGACAAAATAA
- a CDS encoding YraN family protein, which yields MMSSQDIGRQGEKIAQDYVRRYCTILHTNWKCGRKEIDIIATHNGTIYFIEVKTRSTGRFGNPEEAVNYQKQANIQSVAAAYLECFGLYPDAVRFDIIAITFKEDDYELLHLRDVF from the coding sequence ATGATGAGCAGTCAGGATATTGGCCGCCAGGGTGAAAAAATAGCGCAGGACTATGTTCGCCGGTATTGTACCATTTTACATACCAACTGGAAATGCGGCAGAAAGGAAATCGATATCATCGCTACACACAACGGCACTATTTATTTTATAGAGGTAAAAACCAGAAGTACTGGCCGTTTTGGCAATCCGGAAGAAGCTGTCAACTATCAGAAACAAGCCAATATTCAATCGGTGGCAGCTGCATACCTGGAGTGTTTCGGGCTGTATCCTGACGCCGTCAGATTTGATATCATTGCGATCACTTTTAAGGAAGATGATTATGAGCTCTTACACCTACGGGACGTGTTTTAG
- a CDS encoding menaquinone biosynthetic enzyme MqnA/MqnD family protein: MERKVKVAAVSYLNTKPLLYGFRNHPVMDQMELSVDYPSKIAQQLIDGEVDVALVPVAIIPKLKEHYIIADYGIGAEGPVASVCLYSEVPLNEIKRIYLDYQSRTSVALLKILVREYWKLDVELVATTGDYQDKIKGTDAGLVIGDRALAQRKVSPFIYDLAEHWVRFTSLPFVFAAWISNKPLPAEFTKQFNDATGIGIKNIPAVVAENPYDVYDLTTYYVHNLSYPITPAKRQGVQKFLGYLRDLGI, translated from the coding sequence TTGGAACGGAAAGTAAAAGTTGCGGCTGTAAGTTATTTGAATACGAAGCCTTTGTTATACGGATTCAGGAATCATCCGGTAATGGACCAGATGGAATTGTCAGTGGATTATCCTTCTAAAATAGCCCAGCAGCTGATAGATGGAGAGGTAGATGTGGCCCTGGTGCCAGTAGCTATTATCCCTAAACTGAAAGAACATTATATTATCGCAGATTATGGTATTGGTGCAGAAGGACCGGTGGCCTCTGTTTGTCTTTATAGCGAAGTACCGCTGAATGAGATAAAACGTATCTACCTCGACTACCAGAGCCGTACTTCTGTGGCTCTCCTGAAAATACTGGTCAGGGAATACTGGAAGCTCGATGTTGAACTGGTGGCCACTACCGGCGACTATCAGGATAAAATAAAAGGTACCGACGCAGGCCTCGTCATCGGCGACCGTGCTCTGGCACAAAGGAAAGTATCTCCTTTCATCTATGACCTGGCAGAGCACTGGGTGCGCTTTACCAGCCTGCCTTTCGTGTTTGCAGCATGGATCAGCAACAAACCACTGCCAGCGGAGTTTACAAAACAATTCAACGATGCTACCGGTATCGGTATCAAAAATATCCCGGCCGTAGTAGCCGAAAATCCATACGATGTATACGATCTTACTACCTACTACGTACACAACCTGAGTTATCCCATTACACCGGCCAAGCGCCAGGGTGTGCAGAAGTTCCTGGGATACCTGAGAGATTTGGGAATTTGA
- a CDS encoding decaprenyl-phosphate phosphoribosyltransferase, producing the protein MKYIKLLRPKHWAKNTFLLIPLFFAGEIFKPEKLLELLLAFMAFSITASSIYIINDYQDIEADRKHPEKCKRPLASGEISKPAALLLFALCILAGAGLGYLVGLKFLFVLGIYFVMNLLYCFGLKHISILDIIILAIGFVLRVKAGGIAGNIAMSEWLMVMIFLLALFMAIAKRRDDVLIKMQSGQEMRKAAKGYNLDFLNVILSLVSAVIIVCYLMYTMAPETQVRFHTYRLYYTTLFVIGGLLRYLQITYVENNTGSPTKILYKDRFIQLTILLWVLSFYVLIYWPTNKVFFE; encoded by the coding sequence ATGAAGTATATCAAATTGCTCCGCCCCAAACACTGGGCAAAAAATACTTTCCTACTAATCCCGCTGTTTTTTGCCGGAGAAATTTTTAAACCCGAAAAGCTACTTGAGTTGTTACTGGCGTTTATGGCATTCAGCATTACTGCCAGTAGTATTTACATCATCAATGATTATCAGGATATAGAAGCAGACCGCAAACACCCTGAGAAATGTAAACGTCCGCTGGCCTCAGGAGAGATTTCCAAACCAGCAGCGCTACTCCTCTTTGCGCTGTGTATACTGGCTGGCGCCGGCCTGGGATATTTGGTGGGACTTAAATTCCTTTTTGTACTGGGGATTTATTTTGTAATGAACCTGTTGTATTGTTTTGGCTTAAAACATATATCCATTCTCGATATCATTATTCTGGCGATTGGTTTTGTATTGCGCGTAAAAGCCGGCGGTATCGCCGGTAACATAGCGATGTCTGAATGGTTGATGGTGATGATTTTTCTGCTCGCCTTGTTTATGGCTATCGCCAAAAGAAGGGATGATGTACTTATCAAGATGCAATCGGGCCAGGAAATGCGCAAAGCTGCCAAAGGGTATAACCTGGACTTTCTGAATGTGATCCTGTCGCTGGTATCAGCTGTGATCATTGTATGTTATCTGATGTATACCATGGCACCGGAAACGCAGGTACGTTTTCATACCTACCGCCTTTATTACACGACGCTTTTTGTAATTGGCGGATTATTACGATATTTGCAAATAACCTACGTGGAGAACAATACTGGTTCTCCCACCAAGATCCTATATAAAGACCGTTTTATTCAATTAACCATACTCCTGTGGGTGCTGAGTTTTTATGTGCTGATTTATTGGCCCACTAATAAAGTTTTTTTTGAATAA
- a CDS encoding M1 family metallopeptidase yields the protein MYRIPMFCMALLVSFTVSAQQHFTKADTLRGTITPERAWWDVTSYDLHVHVNMDDSTFSGFNTITYKVLKPDSTMQIDLQEPMVIDSILQDKQSLSFTRDGNAWFVKMKAPQVKDKSKHITVFYSGKPRKAKNAPWDGGVVWTRDTQGRPWMATAVQGLGASVWWPNKDHQSDEPDNMTINVTVPAELTDVSNGRLKKKTDNPDGTVTYTWYVSNPINNYDVALNVGHYTEIKDSYSGEGGKLDLSYWVLDYNVDKAKEHFTVVKPMLKCFEYWFGKYPFYKDSYKLVESPYLGMEHQSAVAYGNKFQMGYMGRDLSGTGWGLKWDFLVIHESGHEWFGNSITSKDIADMWIHESFTNYSESLFTECQYGLKAANEYVIGTRKNIKNDIPIIGPYGVNTEGSGDMYYKGGNMLHTIRQIMNNDEAFRQMLRGLNKTFYHQTVTTQEIERYMSNAVGFDLGRVFEQYLRDTTIPTLEYRIVGQQVQYRWVTDVKDFNMPVKVKLNESGYKLIYPGTSWRTASISLPDPNQFEVDKNFYINVRKRAATDNKP from the coding sequence ATGTATCGCATTCCCATGTTTTGTATGGCCCTGCTGGTGAGCTTCACTGTCAGCGCCCAGCAACACTTCACCAAAGCGGATACCCTTCGTGGCACCATCACTCCCGAAAGAGCCTGGTGGGATGTTACCTCTTATGACCTGCATGTACACGTCAACATGGATGACAGCACCTTCAGTGGTTTTAATACTATCACGTACAAGGTCCTGAAGCCCGATTCCACTATGCAGATAGATCTGCAGGAGCCGATGGTCATCGATAGTATCCTGCAGGATAAACAATCCCTCTCCTTTACCCGTGATGGCAATGCATGGTTTGTAAAGATGAAGGCTCCACAGGTGAAAGACAAGAGCAAACACATCACGGTATTCTACAGTGGCAAACCGAGGAAAGCCAAAAATGCGCCCTGGGACGGCGGTGTTGTATGGACCCGTGATACACAGGGACGTCCCTGGATGGCTACTGCCGTACAAGGACTTGGCGCCAGTGTCTGGTGGCCCAACAAAGACCACCAGAGTGATGAACCGGATAATATGACCATCAATGTAACCGTTCCTGCTGAACTTACCGATGTGTCTAACGGAAGACTGAAGAAAAAAACAGATAACCCTGACGGCACCGTCACTTATACCTGGTATGTCAGCAACCCGATCAACAACTACGATGTAGCCCTGAACGTCGGCCACTATACTGAAATAAAAGATAGTTATTCCGGTGAAGGCGGCAAACTGGATCTGAGCTACTGGGTGCTGGACTACAACGTAGACAAAGCCAAAGAACATTTTACAGTGGTAAAACCCATGCTGAAGTGTTTTGAATACTGGTTTGGTAAATACCCTTTTTATAAAGACTCGTACAAACTGGTGGAATCACCTTACCTGGGTATGGAACACCAAAGTGCTGTTGCATATGGCAACAAATTCCAGATGGGTTATATGGGCCGTGACCTTTCCGGCACAGGCTGGGGCTTGAAATGGGATTTTCTCGTTATACATGAAAGCGGCCATGAATGGTTTGGTAATAGCATTACCAGTAAAGACATTGCCGATATGTGGATTCATGAGTCTTTTACCAACTACTCCGAAAGCCTGTTCACCGAATGCCAGTACGGCCTGAAAGCTGCCAATGAGTATGTGATAGGTACCCGTAAGAACATCAAAAATGATATTCCCATCATCGGGCCCTATGGCGTTAATACCGAAGGCAGCGGCGATATGTACTACAAAGGAGGCAATATGCTCCATACCATCCGGCAGATTATGAACAATGACGAAGCTTTCCGTCAGATGCTGAGAGGATTAAACAAAACCTTCTACCACCAGACAGTAACTACCCAGGAAATAGAGCGATATATGAGCAATGCCGTTGGCTTTGACCTTGGACGTGTGTTTGAGCAATACCTGCGTGATACCACCATTCCTACACTGGAATACCGCATCGTTGGCCAGCAGGTACAATACCGCTGGGTAACGGATGTGAAAGACTTCAATATGCCGGTAAAAGTTAAACTCAACGAAAGCGGCTATAAGCTGATCTATCCGGGTACCAGCTGGCGTACAGCCAGTATCAGCCTGCCTGATCCCAATCAGTTTGAAGTGGACAAGAACTTCTATATTAATGTAAGAAAGAGAGCTGCAACAGACAACAAACCATAA
- a CDS encoding NADPH-dependent F420 reductase: MKIGILGSGPVGLTLGKGLIQTGHQITIGTRNPSREALQQWIREHGDHAAAGTFRQASEFGELIIICTSWIGTKKAIEAAGIWNFKGKTVVDVTNPVDDKGPDENGRLNLVIGHTNSAGEQIQAWLPPDANVVKALSCIGYQHMLSPNFKEGSPTMFIAGNQQEAKQTVINLLNEIGWYDIADVGKIEMSRSIEPLAVLWSAYGFLNDSSGHAFKLLKH; the protein is encoded by the coding sequence ATGAAAATCGGCATCCTTGGCAGTGGCCCAGTTGGACTGACACTTGGAAAAGGACTTATCCAAACAGGCCACCAGATTACTATTGGTACCCGCAATCCTTCACGGGAGGCTTTGCAGCAATGGATAAGGGAACATGGAGATCACGCCGCCGCCGGCACTTTCAGACAAGCATCGGAATTTGGAGAACTTATTATCATCTGTACCAGCTGGATCGGCACTAAAAAAGCCATCGAAGCCGCCGGTATCTGGAACTTTAAAGGAAAGACGGTGGTGGATGTTACCAACCCGGTAGATGATAAAGGCCCCGATGAAAACGGCCGGCTTAACCTGGTCATAGGACATACCAACTCAGCCGGGGAGCAAATACAAGCATGGCTCCCTCCGGATGCTAATGTAGTGAAAGCACTCAGTTGTATAGGTTACCAGCATATGCTGTCTCCCAATTTTAAAGAAGGTTCCCCCACCATGTTTATTGCCGGCAACCAGCAGGAAGCCAAACAAACCGTTATTAACCTGCTTAACGAAATCGGCTGGTACGATATCGCTGACGTAGGTAAAATCGAAATGAGTCGCAGCATAGAACCACTGGCCGTTTTATGGTCTGCATACGGCTTCCTGAATGATAGCAGCGGGCATGCATTTAAGTTGCTAAAACACTAA
- the manA gene encoding mannose-6-phosphate isomerase, class I: MKLFRLDGKIQHYAWGGSTYIPALLGIAPSEKPSAEYWMGAHPSAPSTITTANGPVPMNQLIQQDPAEIVGPQVWQQFKELPYLLKILDVKDMLSIQVHPTKEEAEKGFARENAEGIPLNAPNRNYKDDNHKPEIMVALSEFWLLHGFLPEEKLLQVLQDTAEFTSLVSIYENEGYFGLYKSVMEMPQALVNIILRPLTDRLIPAYRADKLSKSDPAFWAARAVLNDPQGADNLDRGIFSIYFFNIVHVQPGQAVFQAAGIPHAYLEGQNVELMANSDNVLRGGLTPKHVDVPELLKHTRFEAVHPNILQGESISGGLEKIYNTPAPDFVVSKINLEKGQVYQHTAQAAEIMIVISGTATVKGSDTLALHKGQCVMAAYNEHYEITTTDNVEIYKATVPVK; encoded by the coding sequence ATGAAATTATTCAGACTGGATGGAAAAATTCAGCATTACGCCTGGGGAGGATCTACTTACATTCCTGCGTTGCTTGGCATTGCCCCATCTGAAAAACCCAGTGCAGAATACTGGATGGGCGCGCATCCCAGTGCTCCTTCCACCATTACTACCGCCAATGGCCCTGTGCCTATGAACCAGCTGATTCAGCAGGATCCGGCAGAGATAGTAGGCCCGCAGGTTTGGCAGCAGTTTAAAGAGTTACCTTATCTGCTCAAAATACTGGACGTTAAAGACATGCTGTCTATCCAGGTACACCCCACTAAAGAAGAGGCAGAAAAAGGATTTGCCCGTGAAAATGCTGAAGGCATACCATTGAATGCGCCTAACCGCAACTACAAAGACGATAATCATAAACCGGAGATCATGGTAGCCCTGAGTGAATTCTGGCTGCTGCATGGTTTTCTCCCGGAAGAGAAACTGCTGCAGGTGTTACAGGACACCGCAGAGTTCACCTCACTGGTAAGTATATACGAAAATGAAGGATACTTCGGACTGTACAAAAGCGTGATGGAAATGCCACAGGCATTGGTTAACATCATACTGCGTCCGCTGACAGACCGTCTGATACCAGCATACAGGGCAGATAAACTCTCCAAATCAGATCCTGCTTTCTGGGCTGCACGGGCAGTACTCAATGATCCGCAAGGTGCCGATAATCTGGACAGGGGTATTTTCTCTATCTACTTCTTCAACATCGTGCATGTTCAGCCCGGACAGGCCGTATTTCAGGCCGCTGGTATTCCGCATGCATACCTCGAAGGCCAGAACGTTGAGCTCATGGCCAACTCCGACAACGTTCTGCGCGGCGGGCTTACTCCCAAACATGTGGATGTGCCTGAACTGCTGAAACACACCCGCTTTGAAGCAGTACATCCTAATATCCTTCAGGGTGAAAGCATCTCCGGCGGACTTGAAAAAATCTATAATACACCAGCTCCTGATTTTGTTGTCAGCAAAATCAATCTGGAAAAAGGACAGGTGTATCAACATACCGCCCAGGCCGCAGAAATCATGATCGTTATAAGCGGTACTGCTACCGTTAAAGGCTCGGATACACTTGCGCTTCATAAAGGACAATGTGTGATGGCTGCCTACAATGAACATTATGAAATCACCACCACTGACAACGTAGAAATATACAAAGCTACTGTGCCCGTGAAATAA
- a CDS encoding ABC transporter substrate-binding protein, producing the protein MVRTIICLGAVSSLLLGACGNPENHDKQVFRYNQTEGISSLDPAFAKSQAVIWAVSQLYNTLVAPDTNLTIQPSLAKQWRVSPDHRTYTFDLRTDVFFHDSDIFPGGKGRRMTAQDVVYSLNRITDPATASPGAWIFNSRIADGGFRALNDSTFELTLVRPFHPILGILSMQYCSIVPHEAVEKYGKDFRNHPCGTGPFSFFFWDEGQSLVLHRNPHYFEKDSSGHRLPYLDAVQISFLDSKASEFLLFRQGQIDFINDIDASFKDEVLTKQGQLKSEWKGKMVLDKKPFLNVEYLGFLVDSSNTLVKGSPTRLKKIRQAINYGIDRTKMITYLRNGKGIPAISGFVPAGLPSFDTTKVKGYTYNPAMARQLLQEAGYPGGKGLPQIRLMSIPIYADMADYVANQLQEIGIRIQVEVVQKSLLLEQTAKSQALFFRGSWIADYPDAESYLAMFYGRNPAPPNYTRYANAAFDKLYEQALEENNDSLRYTLYQEMDRRIIADAPVVPLFYDEVVRLVQPGIKGFYNNGMNLLELRYVRKK; encoded by the coding sequence GTGGTTAGAACCATTATATGTCTGGGCGCGGTGAGCAGCCTGTTGCTGGGTGCCTGTGGCAATCCGGAGAATCACGATAAGCAGGTATTCCGGTACAATCAAACAGAAGGGATCAGCAGCCTCGATCCGGCCTTTGCCAAAAGTCAGGCGGTTATATGGGCGGTAAGCCAGTTGTATAATACACTGGTAGCGCCAGACACCAATCTCACTATTCAGCCTTCCCTGGCCAAACAATGGCGGGTATCTCCCGACCACCGCACCTATACCTTTGATCTGCGGACCGACGTGTTTTTTCACGACAGCGATATTTTCCCTGGAGGCAAAGGCAGGCGGATGACCGCACAGGATGTGGTATACAGTCTGAACCGCATTACTGACCCTGCCACGGCTTCGCCCGGGGCCTGGATATTTAACAGCCGCATTGCAGACGGTGGATTCCGGGCACTCAATGATTCTACTTTTGAACTTACCCTGGTAAGACCTTTTCATCCTATACTAGGCATCCTCAGTATGCAGTATTGTTCGATAGTGCCTCATGAGGCTGTTGAGAAGTATGGTAAGGACTTCCGTAATCATCCCTGTGGTACCGGCCCTTTCAGCTTTTTTTTCTGGGATGAAGGCCAGAGCCTGGTGCTGCACCGTAATCCGCATTATTTTGAGAAAGACAGCAGTGGTCACCGGTTACCCTATCTGGATGCGGTACAGATCAGCTTTCTGGACAGCAAAGCTTCCGAATTCCTGCTATTCCGCCAGGGGCAGATCGACTTCATTAATGATATTGATGCCTCCTTTAAAGATGAGGTACTGACTAAGCAGGGGCAGCTGAAGTCGGAATGGAAAGGTAAGATGGTGCTCGACAAAAAGCCATTCCTCAACGTAGAGTATCTGGGCTTCCTGGTAGATAGCTCCAATACACTGGTGAAAGGCTCACCCACCAGGCTGAAAAAGATCCGTCAGGCCATCAACTACGGTATAGACCGTACGAAAATGATCACCTACCTGCGTAATGGGAAAGGTATACCTGCTATATCCGGCTTTGTGCCGGCAGGACTGCCTTCATTTGATACCACTAAAGTAAAGGGATACACGTATAACCCGGCCATGGCCCGGCAGCTGTTACAGGAAGCCGGTTATCCCGGAGGAAAGGGATTGCCGCAGATACGCCTGATGTCTATTCCTATCTATGCAGACATGGCGGACTATGTAGCCAACCAGTTGCAGGAAATCGGTATTCGTATACAGGTAGAGGTAGTACAGAAAAGTCTGCTGCTGGAACAGACGGCCAAATCACAGGCGCTCTTTTTCAGGGGTAGCTGGATTGCCGACTATCCGGACGCAGAAAGTTACCTGGCCATGTTTTACGGCCGTAATCCTGCACCTCCCAACTACACCCGCTATGCCAATGCAGCCTTTGATAAACTATATGAACAGGCATTGGAAGAAAATAACGACAGTCTCCGGTACACCCTATACCAGGAAATGGACCGCCGGATTATAGCTGATGCGCCGGTAGTACCCCTGTTTTATGACGAGGTGGTAAGATTGGTACAGCCCGGTATAAAAGGATTTTACAATAACGGAATGAACCTGTTGGAGTTAAGATATGTCCGCAAAAAATAA
- the purB gene encoding adenylosuccinate lyase, which yields MQLQPLTAISPLDGRYRKQLDELANYFSEFALIRYRVMVEVEYFIALAEQKLFTLPKAKVPALRKIYQEFTIEHAQLIKDTEKITNHDVKAVEYFLKNELKNLGLEDKLEWVHFGLTSQDVNNTATPLLWKDAVEHVYMPALANMTLALKKMGESWMKVPMLARTHGQPASPTILGKEILVFVERLEGQIKLLGDIPFAAKFGGATGNFNAHYVAFPKINWEKFGEKFVNNTLGLQRMKYTTQIEHYDNIAAQFDTLKRINNVLMDFCRDVWTYISMDYFKQKIKKNEVGSSAMPHKVNPIDFENAEGNLGLANALFEHLSAKLPVSRLQRDLTDSTVLRNIGVPFGHTLLATKSIQKGLEKLILNEAKLKEDLENNWAVVAEAIQTVLRRENYPQPYEALKELTRGGEQITQKSMHKFIDGLKISAALKKELKAITPHNYTGLWSM from the coding sequence ATGCAACTACAACCATTAACTGCCATTTCCCCGCTGGATGGGCGCTATCGCAAGCAACTGGACGAGCTGGCGAATTACTTTTCTGAATTTGCGTTGATCCGTTACCGTGTGATGGTAGAGGTGGAATATTTTATTGCACTGGCAGAACAGAAGCTGTTTACTTTACCTAAAGCCAAAGTTCCTGCTTTGCGCAAGATCTATCAGGAGTTCACCATCGAACATGCCCAGCTGATCAAAGACACCGAAAAGATCACTAACCACGACGTGAAGGCTGTGGAATACTTCCTGAAAAATGAACTGAAGAACCTGGGCCTGGAAGACAAACTGGAATGGGTGCACTTTGGCCTTACCTCCCAGGATGTAAACAATACCGCTACCCCCCTGCTTTGGAAAGACGCTGTGGAGCATGTATATATGCCTGCACTGGCCAATATGACACTCGCGCTGAAGAAGATGGGAGAATCCTGGATGAAAGTCCCCATGCTGGCACGTACGCACGGACAGCCTGCTTCTCCTACCATTCTGGGTAAGGAAATACTGGTATTTGTAGAAAGACTGGAAGGTCAGATCAAACTGCTGGGTGATATTCCGTTTGCTGCCAAGTTTGGTGGTGCTACCGGTAACTTCAACGCACACTATGTAGCTTTCCCTAAAATCAACTGGGAAAAATTCGGGGAGAAGTTTGTAAACAATACCCTGGGGCTGCAAAGAATGAAGTATACCACACAGATTGAACATTACGATAACATCGCTGCCCAGTTTGATACCCTCAAAAGAATCAACAATGTGCTGATGGACTTCTGCCGCGACGTGTGGACATACATCTCCATGGATTATTTCAAACAGAAGATCAAAAAGAATGAAGTAGGTTCTTCTGCGATGCCACACAAGGTGAACCCGATTGACTTCGAAAATGCCGAAGGTAACCTGGGCCTTGCCAATGCACTGTTTGAGCACCTGAGCGCCAAACTGCCTGTTTCCCGTTTACAACGTGACCTCACCGATTCTACCGTACTCCGTAACATCGGTGTTCCGTTCGGGCATACACTGCTGGCCACCAAGTCTATTCAAAAAGGTCTCGAAAAACTGATCCTCAATGAAGCCAAGCTGAAGGAAGATCTGGAAAACAACTGGGCCGTAGTAGCAGAAGCTATACAGACCGTATTACGCCGTGAAAACTACCCACAGCCATATGAAGCCCTGAAAGAGCTGACCCGTGGCGGTGAACAGATCACCCAGAAGAGCATGCATAAATTCATCGATGGACTGAAAATCAGTGCAGCACTGAAAAAGGAACTGAAAGCCATTACGCCGCATAACTATACCGGCCTGTGGTCGATGTAA
- a CDS encoding acyl-CoA desaturase, with protein sequence MTAILIFFCVHWFFSLFFHTFYLHRYASHQMYTTNKFWERFFYFSTWFFQGSSYLIPRAYGVMHRMHHEFSDTEKDPHSPHFFKDVWTMMVQTRKIYNGFVNRTSTVDPVFTQEPLPEWDAMDKFGDSNITRLAWMALYITFYVVFVPTGMWYLYLLLPIHFLMGPVQGAVVNWCGHKYGYSNFDNGDQSKNTSPWGIILMGELFQNNHHKFKDSPNFAKKWYELDPSYQVMKLLNLVGIIKLKPAVVTQAQLKSKAA encoded by the coding sequence ATGACGGCGATACTGATATTCTTCTGTGTGCATTGGTTCTTTTCCTTGTTTTTCCACACATTCTATCTACATCGTTATGCATCTCACCAGATGTATACCACTAATAAATTCTGGGAGCGTTTCTTTTATTTCAGTACCTGGTTCTTCCAGGGATCTTCTTACCTGATCCCGAGAGCCTATGGCGTAATGCACCGCATGCACCATGAGTTCAGTGATACCGAGAAAGACCCGCATTCCCCGCATTTCTTTAAAGACGTGTGGACCATGATGGTACAGACCCGTAAAATATATAACGGTTTTGTGAACCGTACAAGCACTGTAGATCCGGTGTTTACACAGGAACCATTACCAGAGTGGGATGCCATGGATAAATTCGGGGACAGCAATATCACCCGTTTGGCATGGATGGCCCTCTATATTACGTTTTACGTAGTATTTGTTCCTACCGGCATGTGGTACCTGTACCTGCTGTTGCCTATCCACTTCCTGATGGGACCTGTACAAGGCGCTGTCGTTAACTGGTGCGGTCATAAATATGGCTACAGCAATTTCGATAACGGAGACCAGTCTAAAAACACTTCTCCCTGGGGTATTATCCTGATGGGTGAATTGTTTCAGAATAACCACCACAAATTCAAGGATAGTCCTAACTTCGCCAAAAAATGGTATGAGCTGGATCCTAGCTATCAGGTAATGAAGCTGCTGAATCTGGTAGGTATCATCAAACTGAAACCTGCCGTAGTAACGCAGGCACAGCTGAAATCCAAGGCTGCTTAA